The genomic DNA GCTGGCGATCTGCGCCCGCTCCGACGACGGCCGCTCCTTCGGGGTCCGGGTGCATCCGGCCATGATTCCCAGGACGCACCCGCTGGCCGGGGTCCGCGAGGCCTACAACGCGGTCTTCGTCGAGGCGCGGTCCGCGGGACAGCTGATGTTCTACGGCGCGGGCGCCGGCGGCGCCCCGACGGCGAGCGCGGTGCTGGGCGACCTCGTGGCCGTGGCCCGCAACCGGCTGGCCGGCACCCGGGGGCCCGAGGAGTCGACCTACGCCGACCTGTCCGTGCACCCGATGGGCGAGACCGTCACGCGCTACCACGTCTCCCTGGACGTCGCCGACAAGCCGGGCGTGCTCGCCCGGGTCGCCGACATGTTCGCCAAGCAGGACGTGTCCATCCAGACCGTCCGCCAGGAGGGTCACGGCGACGACGCCCAGCTGGTCCTCGTCACCCACCGGGCCAGTGACGCCGCGCTGTCGGCCACCATCGAGGGCCTGCGCGAGATGGACAGCGTCCGTGACGTGGTGAGCGTGATGCGGGTCGAGGGCGAGGACGCCTCCTAGCGCCGCGTTCCCGAATGAGGGCGTACATCCCTGCTGACCTCGGGCGATGATGCTCTCAGGGGGATTGTCACCCTGAAGTCGCCTCCTCGCGCGTCCGCCGGTGGACGCCGAGGAGGCTCTACGGCTCCGCAAGCCGGCCGGGGCCCGCCCTGCCCCGGTCGGCTCGATCATGCGGGCGCGGATGGCCGCCGCCCAGCTCGACCGGTGGGCCAGACCCCAGGCCTGGAGACGGCCACCACCGGCCCCCGGACACCTACGCCGCCAATTCGTCTGCGGCCTTTGAGGAATGGCGGCACCATCCTCTGTCGCCTTTCTGGTCCATCCCCGATCCGGCATGCCGGACTGAGCCCGTGGCAGGTATCGAACATCACCCGTGCGACGGCCTCAGTATCCCGAACGACGGCCGAAACCATGGAGTTCTGGTCATTTAGGTCAAGCCGAATGTCAGGGTCAGTATGCCTTGTCTCGGCGATTCAGCCACGTTCGCGTCATAGGGCGGGCGATGCGCATGGCCATGTCGCCGACCTGCTCTAACACCTTGTATCGCGGCGATGTGATCTTCCGCGGCCGGTTTCCCGCGCCGCGCCTTACGGCCGTCCGGCCGGACCTGGACTCTCCTCCGGGAGAGGTAATTGATGACGTATGTCACTGACGCGATCTTGGGGTAGTCGCAAGTGAATTTGCTGTGTCAAGATGCGAGCTGACAGATTGATCAGCTTTATACACGGACGTGCCGTCGTGAACGGCGTACGCCGTGAGTCCAGCATGCCCACATCTCCAGCGCCGGCGTTTCTCGGTGGCGCGGCGGAAACGAGCACATTCGTCAAGGAGGAAGCGTGTCCAACCAGCTGACGGACCTCATCCACACGATCGGCAACGCCGCCGCGGCCGTAGGGAGCGACGAGGACGTGCGGCAGCTGGGTCGGATGGAGCAGGCCACCACACGACTCGCCGGCGACCTGAGCATCGCGGGCGAGCGGTACATCGACCCCGCCATCGACAGGGGCAGGGCTCGGTGGGCGGGCGCCGCGGCGGAGCTCTACGATCGCCGCGTCGCCGATTACCTGCCGGCGGCGCAACGCGTCGAGCTCACCCAGAACCTGCGCGGCGTGGCGGAAAGTCTCGGCCTCGCGCAGGTCGCGAGCCAGCAGACCAAGCACGCGTTCGCGGAGTTGGTGAAATCTCTCGTCCAAGGGGCGGTGATCTGCGTGGGCCTCTCCCTGATCACCGGTGGGGCCGGCCGCTTGGCCGCGGCCGGCCTGGAACGGCGAATCGTCGTCGAGGGAGCGAGTAGGGCGACGCAGATCATCAGACAACTGGCCGGAGTGATGCGGCTGAACGCGACCGTCATGCAGAAGGGCGCCGGAGCGCTGCAGAAGGTCAAGAAGTTGTCGGGCAACCTGGTGCTGAAAGGCGTGGAAGGCAGATCGTTCTCGAGGACGACCCTGCTGGCCATGGGTCAATACGGCAAGATGTTCAGCATCAACCTCGCCGGCAACCTGACGTACGTCGGCCTCGGCCGGACGCTCAGAGGGCAGTCCTTCTTCGCGCCGTTCGGTCTGTCGTACGCGCAGATGGTCAACACCTCGGCGATCTCCGCGGGCTTCCCTTACGGCCGGGTCGGCTGGGCGAAGCTGCGGGAAAGGTTCGGAGCCAAGGCGTACCTGGGCTCCGGAGCTCTCACCGGCATGGTTTCCACCGTGATGAACGACCGGCTCGAAGGCCGATCGGCTGGCCGGACGGCCTGGGACACCTTCAAGATGAGCCTGGTGAACGGCGGCTGGAACGCCGTGACGGCCTGGGGCCTCGGCAGGGTGAACCTCAGCAGTGACGCCGCGCAGCAGGCCACCAGTTCCTTCGGAGCGATCCTGCCCGGCACCGTGATCCGCAACCTTCCGCAACCCATCGGGGTGCCCTTCAAGGCGCCGCCCGAGCAGGCGCAGATCAACCCCGACGCGACCTCGCAGGGCACGCTTCCGCAGATCAAGGCCCCGCTGGACTCCGGACTGGGGCACGACCGGATCGTGGCGACACCTACCGAGGGCAGGAGGCTGGGATGACGAGAGACGTGCTCGGGTTCACGTACAGCTCTGGAGAAATGCAGGGCGGGGTGAACGGCATGGCCGACGCGTCGGGCATGCTGGACTCGCCGACGCGAGACTACGAGGCGGACGCCGCGCCGACGGACACGTGTTTCGGTCTGGTGCCCGAAGGGTCGGAGGAACTGGCCAGGAACTACCGTGCTTTCTTCAACAACACCATCGAGTGGGTCCGCTCGTACAGTGACAACGTGCGGGGCGCCGGGCTCATGCTGGGTCAGGTCAGGGTCAACTACGACGCGGCCGATCGGCCGGGCTGATGAGAGGCGACGATCACCGGCGGACCCCCCTGGACGATCTGGTGCGGATCGCCGATGAGGCGGAGAGGGGGCAGCGCCTCCTCCGGAACGCGCAGCGCGAGATCGCCGCGATCAAGGGTGAGGGCGATAGTGCGAGCGGCAAGGTCCGCGCCCGCGTCGATACCGACGGAAGGCTCGTCGACGTGCGGCTCGACCCGCGGGCGACGAAGCTGAGCAGCATGGATCTGGCCGAGGAGATCACCCTCGCGGTGCAGCGCGCGCAGGACGACGCCGCCCTGCAGCGCGAACGCGCGTTCCGCGACGCGGTCGGCGCGCCGCTGCCCGACGCGGCACAGGTGCTGGAGCAGTTCGACGAGACGATGCAGACGTTCAGCCGCGCCATGAACGGGCACGAAGCCCGTCTCGACCAGATCCTTCGCGAGATGAACGACCGTTAGTGCTCCGTTCCTGACCGGACCCGTTCGCCGGGTGTCCCCGCCCAGGCGGGCGGGGACACCCGGGCGCTCCCCGTTCGGACGGGTGTCTCCGGCGGCCGGGCCCGTTCCGCCGGATCCCCGGCGGCGTCTGCTTTCTGACCATTTGGTAACAGCCGCATCCGACGGGCCCGGTGGGCTTGTATGGTGCGGTTCTGTACTTATGATCCGTTGCCTGAAGGGACGGCCCCCCGTGAAGATCGTTCGTTGGGCCGCGGCGCTGCCGGCGGCGCTGGTCGCGCTGGCGTTCCTGCAACCGGCCGCCCACGCGGAGAGCGCCAAACCGCCGAAGGTCAGGACGGTCGTCTCGCTCACCTTCGACGACGGG from Streptosporangium sp. NBC_01756 includes the following:
- a CDS encoding YbaB/EbfC family nucleoid-associated protein, coding for MRGDDHRRTPLDDLVRIADEAERGQRLLRNAQREIAAIKGEGDSASGKVRARVDTDGRLVDVRLDPRATKLSSMDLAEEITLAVQRAQDDAALQRERAFRDAVGAPLPDAAQVLEQFDETMQTFSRAMNGHEARLDQILREMNDR